CCGCGCTGGAGTCGGTCATCCAGTACGTCGAGCGCCTCGAACTCGGCTAATTCCGGTCCCGACCCACTCATTTATGTCGTCCCTACCGGCATAGCCCGGTATGGACGAAACCCCGCTCCCCGATGTCACAGAGCAATTCGCCCGTACGATAGCGCCGGCCAGCGATCCGGTCATAGAGGAGATGGACGCCAAAGCCGACCGGGAAGGGTTCCCGACGGTCGGTCCCGCAGTCGGTGGCTGGCTTCGCCTCGTCGCCCGGATGGTCGACGCCGACCGTATCTTCGAGTTCGGCTCCGGCTTCGGGTACTCCGCGTACTGGATGGCCCCCGCGGTGTCCGACGACGGGCAGATCGTCCTGACGGAGATTGACGCCGACGAACTGGAGGAAGCCCGAGAGTTCCTCGACCGCGGCGGATTCGCCGACCGGGCCGCTTTCGAGCACGGGGACGCAATCGAAACCGTCGAGAACTACGACGGCCCCTTCGACGTGGTGCTCGTCGACAACGAGAAACACCGCTATGCGGAAGCATTTGAGGCTGTCCGCCGGAAAGTGCCGGTCGGTGGGGCCGTGGTCGCCGACAATATGATCGAGGCCGGGCCGCTGGAGTTCGAGGAGGTACAGGCGTTGCTGGACGGCGGCGACATCGACGCCAACGAAACGAGTCGCGGCATCGCCACCTATCTCGAACGCGTCGGCGACGACCCGGCGTTCGAGACCGGATTGCTGCCGCTCGGCGAGGGCGTCGCTGTGAGCGTCCGCGTGGAGTGAGCAAAGCGGTATCAACACGCTCCGATTCTCGCCGACGAAAATGCGGGTGCATAGCTTATGTATGAGGACACACAACTCAGCGGCAACGCTGGTCCTAACGAATGAGTCTGATGATAGATATTCGGAAGCTCGGGTTGTTCAATCAGATGGCTAAAGAGGGCGGTAACACCGTTGCGAACCACCTCAGCCAGATGACAGGGATGGAGACGGAGATGGAGATCACGAAGATCAACTTCATCGATATCCCCGATATCAAAACGCACGTCGGCGACGAGAAGCAGATCGGTATCAGTATCGAAATGGTGGAAAAGCCCCACGGGCACATCCTGTTCCTGTTCAACGCCGCCAGTGCGAAGGACCTCGCCACTGGGATGATCGGCGATATGGGGGAAACGGACCCCAATGCCGACGGCTTCACCGACATGGAGCGCTCGGCGATTCAGGAGATCGGCAACATCATGACCAGCGGCTTCATCGATGGCTGGGCGAACGTCCTCGATACGACCATCGACATCTCTACGCCGAACTTCACGTTCGGCCCCGGGAGTGGGATGGTGGACCAGCTCGTCGGCGACCGGGACAACGAGATGGCGCTGATGTTCGATTCCCGCGTCCACGCGCTGGAGTCTAACATCAACGTGAAAGTGTACACGTTTCCGGAACTGGAAGAGCTGGTCGACCTGATGCAGGAAATCGAAGTGTAAGCGGTCCGAACTTATTCTGGCGGCGGGAACTGCGGATGAACTCCTTGTCCCTCATGAAAGATTTAGCAGTGTTTCTTGTACCGTGGGCCCTTGCGTCATGATATGCCAGGAGGCAGCCCGCAAACTCTACGACCGTTCTTGTGGCGTGCAGAAACACTGTATCCGGACACAGTGGTCGTCTCTCGTACCCACGAGGGCATCGTCCGCCACGACTACGCCGAATATGCCGAACGGACGGCACAGTTAGCGAACGCGATCGAAGAAGCCGGCTACGGCGACGGTGAACGGCTCGGGACGTTCTGCTGGAACCACAGCCGGCACTTCGAGACATACTTCGGGGTACCGGGAACCGGTGCGCAGCTACACACTATCAATCCGCTCCTGCCAGACGAACACATCCAGTACATCGTCAACGACGCACAGGACGAACTCATTTTCGTCGACGAATCGCTCCTGCCGAAACTCGAAGGTGCCGCCACCGATGACCCCGAGTCCTTCGAAACGGTCGAGCAGTTCATCGTGATGAGCGAGTCCGTCCCCGAGACGGACCTCGATGCCGTCGCCTACGAGTCGTTCATCGCCGACCAGCCGACGGAGTACGACTGGCCAGAACTGGAAGAAGAGCGGCCCGCAGGCCTCTGTTACACCTCCGGGACGACCGGACGACCGAAAGGTGTCGAGTACACCCAGCAGATGCTGTGGAGCCACACGATGGCGATCCAGTCGCCACAGGGGATTCCACTCGACGACGACGACGTCATGATGCCCGTCGTCCCGATGTTCCACGTCAACGCGTGGGGACTCCCGTTTTCGGCAACTGCGGGCGGGGCCAAGCACGTCTACCCCGGCCCACAGCCGGAACCGGCGGACCTCGCGAAGCTCATCGAAGAGGAGGACGTCACCGTCACCGCCGGCGTCCCGACCGTCTGGCTGGGGCTGATGGAGTACATCAAGGAAAACGACGTCGACCTCTCGTCGCTCGAACGGCTCATCGTCGGCGGAAGCGCCGCGCCCGAAGCGATGATCCGGTTCTTCGACGACCGCGACGTGGAACTCGTCCACGCCTGGGGGATGACCGAGACGGCCCCGGTGGGTGCGGTGGCGTCCCTGCGGAGCGACCTGGAGGACGCCGACTACCAGACGCAACTGGACAAGCGGGCGAAGCAGGGACTCATCGCGCCCGGGCTGGAGTTCCGTGTCATCGACGACAACGGCAACGAGGTCCCGCACAACGGGGAGGACTTCGGCGAACTCCACATCCGCGGGCCGTGGGTGACGACGGAGTACTTCAAGCGGCCGGAAGCGAACGAACAGGAGTTCGAGGACGGCTATCTGAAGACCGGTGACGTGGTGTCCGTCGACGAGGACGGCTACATCAAGATCGTCGACCGGGCGAAAGACGTCATCAAGAGCGGCGGGGAGTGGATCTCCTCGCTCGAACTGGAAAACGAACTGATCGCCCACGACGACGTGAACGAAGCGGCAGTCATCGGTGTCCCGCACGAGCGCTGGCAGGAACGCCCACTTGCGATGATCGTTCCGACGGCCGATGCCGACGAGGAGACGCTTGGTGATGAACTCCGTGAGTACATCCTCGAGTCCTACCCCAAGTGGTGGGTCCCGGACAACTTCGTCACCATCGACGAGGTTCCGAAGACGGCAACCGGAAAGTTCGACAAAAAGTCGCTCCGTGACGAGTACGCCGACGAATCGCTCGTCGAAGGTCGCGTCCCTGACGACGCCGCGCCGGAATAGGGGAGTTGGCGCGTTTTCAGCCGCTCAGTAGCGTTACTGGACGCCAGTGACGAGATTCCGGACTTCGGTCCGATAGGTTTCGGGCTGGAGTCCGAGGTCGACATCGACGGTGACCGTGATGCCGTCGCTCAGGTCGTTTTCGACGACCTGTTCGAAGTTCTGCGCCGGGTACGCGCCCCCGGAAATGATGACGAAGTCGCCGTGGTGCCAGACGGCGAACATCGCCGAGATGTCGATGTCGCTGGCCGGTATCTCGACGGCCTCGTTCTCGGTCACGTCGAACGAAATTCCCTCGAAGGGGTACACGGCAGACAGTTCGACTGTCTCGGCTGTCTCGCCGGTGTCGATATCGATTGTTCCCTCGCCGGTTTTCTCGATATCGGTCAACCCCTGGGCTTCCATCTGCTGTTCGAAGCTGTCGCGGGCGTTCGTTCTGACTTCTGCCAGCAGTTCCTTGCGGCCCACGCCAGCCGGGAGATTGTCGAGATTCGGGCTGAAGTCGACGCGGGTGGCGAAAAACACGGAGAGCGCAGTCTGGACCTGGTCGAGGGTACGACTGGCGACGCGTTCCTGTAGCTGTTCGTCGACGTACTGGACCGTACTTGAGACGGCCTCGACCGAAACCGGGCCGTAGCTCCGGTCGAACACTGTTTCCGAGGACTGGTCCGTTCGCGTCCAGCCGCCGTCTTCGAGGCGCTGTTTCGGAACGTCCGGTGGCGGTGCCTCGGCCGCGGCCAGAAACGAACACCCCGCAAGCCCGGCGGTTCCGAGGGTGGCTCCGGCAAGCAGGTAGTCTCGACGGTTCATGCCCGAGGAAGGCTACAGCCATGGAAAAGCGTGCTGGCCGATTATCAGGAGTTTCCGGGAAACAACTATGGCGGTGTTTTGCAGAGTTCCACGGAGTATATCAGTACACAAACCATGATAATTCCCATGGATCTGCTATCCGAGAAACTCGTTCCGGAGCACGCACGCGAGGTCAAGGAAGAGGCTCGGGAGTTCGCTGCGGAGCACATCGAACCAGTCGCCGGTGAGTACTACGCGTCCGGGGAGTATCCCTGGGATGTGCTTGAAGCAGCCAGGGAGGCCGGCCTCGTCGCCCAGGATATCGGCGAGGAATGGGGCGGGAGCGGCTACGACCTCCAGCAGATGCTTGCGATGGCGGAGGAGTTGTACAAGGCCGACGCAGGGATCGCGCTGACGATTCAGCTCGCCAGCTTCGGGGCAGAGATCGTCGAGGACCACGGCGCGGACTGGCAGAAAGAGGAGTTCCTCGAGCCCGTCGCCACCGGCGACCAGCTTACCGGCCTCGCCGTCTCCGAGCCAGAGACGGGGAGCGACCTCGCCGGGATGACGACAGCCGCCGAGAAGGACGGCGACGAGTGGGTGCTCAACGGCGAAAAGTACTGGATCGGCAACGGCGTCGAGGCCGACTGGGTGACGCTGTACGCCAAGACCGGTGACGACCCGAACGACCGCTACGGGAACTACTCGATGTTTATCGTCCCGACGGACGCCGACGGCTACCACGCCGAACACATCCCCGAGAAGATGGGCTTCCGGGCGTCCAAGCAGGCTCACATCGTGCTCGACGACTGCCGGATTCCGGAGGAGAACCTGATCGGCGTCGAAGGGGCCGGCTTCTACATGCTCGCCGAGTTCTTCAATCACGGCCGCGTCGTCGTCGGCGGACACGGCATCGGTCTCGCCGCCGCGGCCATCGAGGAGGCCTGGGAGTTCGTCCACGACCGCGAGGCCTTCGGCAAGACCGTCGACGAGTTCCAAGCGGTCCAGCACAAACTGGCCGATATGCAACTCGGTCTCCAGTCCGCCCGAACGCTCACCTGGCACGCGGCCGAACGCGTCGCTAACCAGGAGAACGCCGGTTACTGGGCCGCATTGGCAAAGACTAACGCGACCGAAGCCGCTATGGACTGTGCGGAGAAAGGAATGCAACTACACGGGGGCCGGTCGGTGCTGACGGAGAACCGCATCTCTCGCGTTTACCGCGACGTGCGCATTCCGGTCATCTACGAAGGGGCCAACGACATCCAGCGGAACCTCATCTACAAGCAAGCCCCGATGTAACGGAGAGGGCTCAGTCGATCACTGTCGATTGGTTGATTGCGTCGCAAACGACGTATTTTTCGCTGGAACACCACCCTACGAGTGTTCTGACAGCCCTATACAAACGATCCGACACCACCCTACAAGTGTTCTATCACCACCCTGCAAGTGTTTCCAGTACGACTACAACTGGACCAGAACAGTGGACAGGTGTTCACACCCCACCCTGCAAGTGTTCGCACGGGGGTATGCGTCGTGCGGGGGTGCGCGAGCGTCTGAGATTCCCGAAAACACCACCCTGCAAGTGTTTTTGAGACGTTGTTCGGAGTTCCGATGCGCCACTCTAACACCACCGTGCAAGTGTTTCCCGCACTGGGAGAGACAGACGAGAGCCCACGGGAACACCACCCTGCAAGTGTTCAGGAAAGCCCATTTTGAGCGGTTTTCCCGGCGAATCGGTGTTGACACCACCCTGCAAGTGTTTTCGAAACGGAATACCGGGAGGCTGTGGTGGAAACGGACGGACACACCGGTCTGCAAGTGTTCTACACACTGCAGTGGAGGGTAACTGCCACATAATCGCTCGGTAGCACTCCGGGTTCACGGTCTACTGTTGGCACACACACACCACCCTGCAACTGTTCTGGACTGTACAATAGAGGGACTGCCACTGAACACACACACACCACCGTGCAAGTGTTCTGCCATGTGAGTCGGTGGGGGGAGGGGAGCAAATACGCTGGCTACGTGAACTGCCAGAGGTTCTGTTGCTCGTCGTCGGTCGTGTCCGGTGCCTCAAACTCGGTGGCCTCGTCTTCCAGATAGTGTTCGAGTATCCCGTTGACGTTGCTCGGCACGGCATCGCTGTAGGACGACTGGAGCGCGGCGTTGATGATATCGGTCGCGTCGTCGGTGACCTCGTAGATGTACTTGCGCCCACCCTTGCGACCGAGGTTGCGTTCGGCCGAGCGGACTAGCCCTTGCATGGAAAGCTGGTCGAGGAACTCGTAGATCTTGCGTTCGGATTTCACGCGGCGGCCACTCGACTCCGCAATCGAGGAGTAGAGGTTGTAAATCCGCTTTGTCGACGCCTCGTGTTTCGGTTCGATGAGCGCAAGCGTCGTCGCGAGGTACGTCAGCGCCTGCTGTGAACTCAGGTCGTGCTCGAAGTAATCCAGCAGTTCGTCGGTTTCGATAGTGTCTGTCGCCCGTCGCGTATGTGCTTCTGTCACACCGTCCGCGCCCTCCATCCGCGCGTACTCTCCGGCCTTTTCGAGGATTCGGAGTCCCTGCCGAACGTCGCCCCGTTCCTGCGCCGAGAAGGCCGCCGCCAGCGGGACGACATCTTCGCCGAGCACGTCCTCTCGGAACGCAATGTCGGCGTAGTAGCCGAGAATGTCTCGGAGTTCCGTTGCGTCGTACGGACCGAACTTGATCTCTCGCTCCCCGAGCGTCGATTTCACTTTGGGTTCCAGCACGTCGACGAACTTGAGGTCGTTCGAAATCCCGATGAGTCCGACCTTCGCATCGGTGATCGGCGTGTTCTCGTTCGCTTCGGCCCGCGGCAGTTCATACAGGAAGTCGTTCCGCGCGTCCGCTGGAATGTTGTCGATCTCGTCCAGGATGATGAGGACGTTCCCACCCACGGCTTCGATCTCCTCGTAGAGGAACTCGAAGACGCTGTCAGTGCTGTAGCCGCTCTCGGGGAGTTGGTTCTCCGGATCTCGGAACTCGTTGACGAGTGTGTTGACCAGGGCGTACGCCGACCGGTAGTTCCGGCAGTTTATCGGACCGACAACGGTGAGTGGGATGTCCTCGGCCTCGGCCTTCTCTTCGAGTTTGTCCCGTACCCACTTCGTAACGGCAGTCTTTCCGACCCCCGTTGGGCCGTAGACGAAGACGTTGTTGGGGTCGTGGCCGACGATGACGTCCTGAAGCGCGTTGATGTAGAACTCGATCTCCTCGTCGCGGTGAAAGATCGTATCCGGCGTGAACGTGTCTTTTTTCAGCGGTTGCTTTCGTTCGAAGATCGCGTCAGTCCCATCGAACGGGTTCTCGTTCACGTCGACCATCGTACGCCACCTTTTGAGTGACTCTATATAAAACCAGTGACCACCGTACAAGTGTTTCAAGTGTTTTCACGCCGAACAGTCACACACCACCCTGCAAGTGTTTCTTCGATCCCTCTGGAAAACAGCCACGAGCAGTCTGCTGCACCGACCCTTCATCTAGAACACTTGAGTCCTGCGATTCTCGACTGTCTCGTTCTGGACCGTATCTAGAACTAGTAGCACTATTATATATTTTATGGTAAAGGCAATAAAATCATATTCACCATCGAACGTCCACCTCCATAGAATTCAAGCTACAAGTGCTTCAGAGCACTCATATCTGCATATACGAATAGTCTTCTGATCATGTACTCTCAGTAGAATCGAACAATCTGCCATTTCTTTAAGTATGCAGAGGGAGCCTCCCCCTCCCCACCCCCACCCCTGGAAACACCGAGAACACTTGCAGGGTGGTGTGTGTGGGTCCCGCTTTTCCACCGACATTTCGGTATAAAAGTACTCAGCGTCGATACGGCATGAAACCCCTGCCATAGCGAACGGTTGGTCATATAGCGAGCTAGCCCGTCACCCGCGGCGCACGGCACCGCTCTTTACTTTCTGACAGCCCGTAGACACCGTATGGACGACCTTACAGTGACGTTCGTCGACCGGGGCCGCGTACAGGCTGATCGAAACTTCGTCGTCGACGGCCACAGCGTCGCGACGGCCTCGGACCGCGACCCGGAACACGAGTACGAAACGTACGTCGTGTGGAACCTCATCGTAGAGACGCCCGAGATGACTATCCTCTGGGACACTGGCTCGCATCCGGAGGCCGGCGACGGGTACTGGCCGACGCCGCTGTATGAGGCGTTCGCACACGTTGACGCCGAGGAGCACGCCCTGCCGGCGGATCTCGAAGATGCGGGCTACAGCATCGACGACATCGATGCCGTCGTGATGAGCCACCTGCATTTGGACCACGCTGGCGGCTTGCACAACTTCGCGGGAACAGACGTCCCGATCTACGTCCACCGGGAAGAACTCCCGTACGCGTACTACAGCGCCAATACGGACGACGGCTCTATCGCCTACCTCGCCAGCGACTTCGACCGGGACCTGAACTGGGAGATCGTCCACGGCGACAGCTATCATCTCACCGATGGGGTCGAACTGTTGCACCTTCCCGGCCACACGCCCGGGCTCATGGGCGCGTTCATCGACCGGCCGGGCCAGTCGCTCCTCGTCGTCGGCGACGAAGCGTACGTCGAAGCGAACTACGCGGGCCAGCCGATGGCGACGAGCCTCCTCTGGAACAACGGCTCATGGAAGGAGAGCCTAGAGCGGTGCCGCGACCGACAGCGGGCGACGGGGGCTGAAGTGCTGCTCGGCCACGACCTCGCGGTGTTCGAAGACGTGTCCGGGGCTGCGGACTGATTCGATATCAGCGTGAGATTAGTCCGACATAACGACAAGTGTCCGGCGCTCACCGTCGTCAGTCGCCACGACCCATCGGTCTTCGTGGCGCTCGATGACCGCCCACACGCCGAAAAACAGGTGCAACTCCAGTTCGAGACTGTTGACGCGCTCTCCGGTCTCCTCGATGCGGAACTCTCTAGACTCGGTCACGGTCGGCATCTCAAGAGCGAATGTCGGCCGACGGCGAGCCGTGGTAATGACCGCGCTGGCCGGTTCGAACGCGGCTCACTGTTCGAGGAAGCCGTACGTCTCCTCCAGATAGTCGATGATCCAGTCGACCGTCGACTCGTCGTAGGTCCAGAAGCCGTAGAACTCGCGTGGCTCGCGCTCCTCGGCCAGCAAGGCGCACTTCTGGGTCGGGTCACCGCCGCCGTCGAACACGACGAACCACGAGTCGGCGATCTCGTCCGACCGTTCCAGATGCAGCGAGAACGTGCTGTACTCGGGTGGCTCGACGTCAGGGACGGCATAGGCGTGAACGTCCACGTCGGTCTCACCCAGCCGTTCGTAGAGGTCGAGTTCGCCCTGAAGCGTAGACAGTGTCTGGAAGCCGGCGTGCAGCGTTCCCTGTCCCACACGCCACGCGCGGTCCTCGATCTCGCGGGACGCGGCCGTCATCCGCTGGATAGACCACGAGGTGAACATCGTCTCGTCGAGGTGGTCGAGAATCGACGCGTACGGGCTGTCGTCCCGCGTGATGTACTGACGGCCTTCGTCAAGCGAGTCGGTAAACGAATTGAGACTCGCGGCCGCGATGACCGCTTCGTCCTCGCTGAGAGTGATAAACTCGCCCGGGCGTCCGCTCTCAGTCTGCTCGGTCTGAACGTGGACGTTGCGGTCCGCGAAGCGCTCGCGCAGGTCTTCAGCCGCTGTCGGCCCGGCGTTGAAGACAGTCAGCGTCTTCTGATGGTCCTCGACGCCAGCGATGAGTTCCGTTAACGACATCCTCGACTATACATCGGTAGTCACTGTGTTAGTCGTTGCGGGAGGAAGTTGCATGGCTTACTATTGCTGGCTGACACCTGTCTCCCAGACGGATATCTCGCCCCTGTGAACGTGTCCCAACAGCGACGGACTTCAATTTCGAAAACGGCAATCTGAGGTACCTGAGCCGAAAGATAACGATTAATGAGTGGTGATGTAGTGGAAAATCTTTAGTCATGGCCCCCCAACGGGATGATACGGCACCAGAGCTGGGGCCGAGGATTTCACCATGACAGACAACGAACTAATCTGGCGAATCGCCGGTGGTTCCGGTGACGGAATCGACTCGACAAGCCAGAACTTCGCGAAGGCCTTGATGTGGTCGGGGCTGAACGTGTTCACACACCGCCATTACCCGTCGCGTATCCGCGGCGGCCACACGTACGTGGAAGTACGTGCGAAAGACGAGCCAGTACAGTCCCGCGGGGACGGCTACAACTTCCTGCTGGCCCTGGGTGACTCCTTCGCCCGGAACCCGCAGGAAGAGGCCTACTACGGCAAAGAGGAGCTGAAACCGCTGTACGAGAACTTCGACGACCTCCGCGAGGGCGGCGTCCTCCTCTACGACGAGGGGCTGCTCGACGAGGAAGACGTCGACGAGATCGGTCTCGAAGAGGCCGCCGAGGAGAACAACTGGCACGTCGTCCCGATGGACCTCCGCGGCATCGCCAAGGAGCACGGCCGCGAGATCATGCGGAACACGGCCGGTATCGGCGCGACCGCGGCCATTCTCGACATCAGCACCGACGAGTTCGAGAAGCTCATCAAACAGAACATGAGTGGCGACATGCAGGAGGCGAACCTCAACGTCCTGCACGACGCCTACGAAGCCGCAAGCGAACTCGATATCGATCACGACATCGAGGTCCCCGAGGGCTCCCACGACGAGGAGCAGGTCATCCTCTCGGGCTCGAACGCCATCTCCTACGGCGCAATCGACGAGGGCTGTCGCTTCATCTCGGGCTACCCCATGACTCCGTGGACCGACGTGTTCACGATCATGTCACAGCACCTGCCCTCGTTCGGTGGGATCTCCGAACAGGTCGAAGACGAGATCGCGGCCGCCGCGCTGGCCCTCGGTGCGTCTCACGCCGGCGTGAAAGCCATGTCCGGGTCATCCGGCGGTGGCTTCGCGCTGATGTCCGAACCGCTCGGACTGGCGGAGATGACCGAGACGCCTATCGTGCTCGTCGAAGCGATGCGGGCCGGCCCCTCGACGGGGATGCCGACCAAGCCCGAGCAGGCGGACCTCGAACACGTCCTGTACACGTCACAGGGCGACTCCGCCCGCGTCGTGTTCGCGCCGGCGAACATCCGCGAGTGCTACACGCAGACCCGCTCGGCGTTCCGCATCGCCTACGAGTACCAGATCCCGGCTATCGTCATCTACGACCAGAAGATCCAGGGCGAACTCCGGAACCTCCCGGCCAGCCACTTCGACGAGGAACCGAACGCCGATCCCGGCTCGGTCCTCACCGAAGAGGAGATTCAGGACGCCGCACACCACTCCTCCGGGAAGTTCCAGCGCTTCCTCCACGAACCCGAGGACGGCTCGAACGTCAGCCCGCGCTCCGTGCCGGGCCAGAAGGACGGCCGCTTCCTCGCGACGGGCAACGAGCACAACCC
The genomic region above belongs to Haloarcula hispanica ATCC 33960 and contains:
- a CDS encoding DUF6517 family protein, yielding MNRRDYLLAGATLGTAGLAGCSFLAAAEAPPPDVPKQRLEDGGWTRTDQSSETVFDRSYGPVSVEAVSSTVQYVDEQLQERVASRTLDQVQTALSVFFATRVDFSPNLDNLPAGVGRKELLAEVRTNARDSFEQQMEAQGLTDIEKTGEGTIDIDTGETAETVELSAVYPFEGISFDVTENEAVEIPASDIDISAMFAVWHHGDFVIISGGAYPAQNFEQVVENDLSDGITVTVDVDLGLQPETYRTEVRNLVTGVQ
- a CDS encoding DICT sensory domain-containing protein, translated to MSLTELIAGVEDHQKTLTVFNAGPTAAEDLRERFADRNVHVQTEQTESGRPGEFITLSEDEAVIAAASLNSFTDSLDEGRQYITRDDSPYASILDHLDETMFTSWSIQRMTAASREIEDRAWRVGQGTLHAGFQTLSTLQGELDLYERLGETDVDVHAYAVPDVEPPEYSTFSLHLERSDEIADSWFVVFDGGGDPTQKCALLAEEREPREFYGFWTYDESTVDWIIDYLEETYGFLEQ
- a CDS encoding O-methyltransferase — encoded protein: MDETPLPDVTEQFARTIAPASDPVIEEMDAKADREGFPTVGPAVGGWLRLVARMVDADRIFEFGSGFGYSAYWMAPAVSDDGQIVLTEIDADELEEAREFLDRGGFADRAAFEHGDAIETVENYDGPFDVVLVDNEKHRYAEAFEAVRRKVPVGGAVVADNMIEAGPLEFEEVQALLDGGDIDANETSRGIATYLERVGDDPAFETGLLPLGEGVAVSVRVE
- a CDS encoding acyl-CoA dehydrogenase family protein; protein product: MDLLSEKLVPEHAREVKEEAREFAAEHIEPVAGEYYASGEYPWDVLEAAREAGLVAQDIGEEWGGSGYDLQQMLAMAEELYKADAGIALTIQLASFGAEIVEDHGADWQKEEFLEPVATGDQLTGLAVSEPETGSDLAGMTTAAEKDGDEWVLNGEKYWIGNGVEADWVTLYAKTGDDPNDRYGNYSMFIVPTDADGYHAEHIPEKMGFRASKQAHIVLDDCRIPEENLIGVEGAGFYMLAEFFNHGRVVVGGHGIGLAAAAIEEAWEFVHDREAFGKTVDEFQAVQHKLADMQLGLQSARTLTWHAAERVANQENAGYWAALAKTNATEAAMDCAEKGMQLHGGRSVLTENRISRVYRDVRIPVIYEGANDIQRNLIYKQAPM
- a CDS encoding N-acyl homoserine lactonase family protein — translated: MDDLTVTFVDRGRVQADRNFVVDGHSVATASDRDPEHEYETYVVWNLIVETPEMTILWDTGSHPEAGDGYWPTPLYEAFAHVDAEEHALPADLEDAGYSIDDIDAVVMSHLHLDHAGGLHNFAGTDVPIYVHREELPYAYYSANTDDGSIAYLASDFDRDLNWEIVHGDSYHLTDGVELLHLPGHTPGLMGAFIDRPGQSLLVVGDEAYVEANYAGQPMATSLLWNNGSWKESLERCRDRQRATGAEVLLGHDLAVFEDVSGAAD
- a CDS encoding long-chain fatty acid--CoA ligase encodes the protein MPGGSPQTLRPFLWRAETLYPDTVVVSRTHEGIVRHDYAEYAERTAQLANAIEEAGYGDGERLGTFCWNHSRHFETYFGVPGTGAQLHTINPLLPDEHIQYIVNDAQDELIFVDESLLPKLEGAATDDPESFETVEQFIVMSESVPETDLDAVAYESFIADQPTEYDWPELEEERPAGLCYTSGTTGRPKGVEYTQQMLWSHTMAIQSPQGIPLDDDDVMMPVVPMFHVNAWGLPFSATAGGAKHVYPGPQPEPADLAKLIEEEDVTVTAGVPTVWLGLMEYIKENDVDLSSLERLIVGGSAAPEAMIRFFDDRDVELVHAWGMTETAPVGAVASLRSDLEDADYQTQLDKRAKQGLIAPGLEFRVIDDNGNEVPHNGEDFGELHIRGPWVTTEYFKRPEANEQEFEDGYLKTGDVVSVDEDGYIKIVDRAKDVIKSGGEWISSLELENELIAHDDVNEAAVIGVPHERWQERPLAMIVPTADADEETLGDELREYILESYPKWWVPDNFVTIDEVPKTATGKFDKKSLRDEYADESLVEGRVPDDAAPE
- a CDS encoding Cdc6/Cdc18 family protein; protein product: MVDVNENPFDGTDAIFERKQPLKKDTFTPDTIFHRDEEIEFYINALQDVIVGHDPNNVFVYGPTGVGKTAVTKWVRDKLEEKAEAEDIPLTVVGPINCRNYRSAYALVNTLVNEFRDPENQLPESGYSTDSVFEFLYEEIEAVGGNVLIILDEIDNIPADARNDFLYELPRAEANENTPITDAKVGLIGISNDLKFVDVLEPKVKSTLGEREIKFGPYDATELRDILGYYADIAFREDVLGEDVVPLAAAFSAQERGDVRQGLRILEKAGEYARMEGADGVTEAHTRRATDTIETDELLDYFEHDLSSQQALTYLATTLALIEPKHEASTKRIYNLYSSIAESSGRRVKSERKIYEFLDQLSMQGLVRSAERNLGRKGGRKYIYEVTDDATDIINAALQSSYSDAVPSNVNGILEHYLEDEATEFEAPDTTDDEQQNLWQFT
- a CDS encoding 2-oxoacid:acceptor oxidoreductase subunit alpha, with the protein product MTDNELIWRIAGGSGDGIDSTSQNFAKALMWSGLNVFTHRHYPSRIRGGHTYVEVRAKDEPVQSRGDGYNFLLALGDSFARNPQEEAYYGKEELKPLYENFDDLREGGVLLYDEGLLDEEDVDEIGLEEAAEENNWHVVPMDLRGIAKEHGREIMRNTAGIGATAAILDISTDEFEKLIKQNMSGDMQEANLNVLHDAYEAASELDIDHDIEVPEGSHDEEQVILSGSNAISYGAIDEGCRFISGYPMTPWTDVFTIMSQHLPSFGGISEQVEDEIAAAALALGASHAGVKAMSGSSGGGFALMSEPLGLAEMTETPIVLVEAMRAGPSTGMPTKPEQADLEHVLYTSQGDSARVVFAPANIRECYTQTRSAFRIAYEYQIPAIVIYDQKIQGELRNLPASHFDEEPNADPGSVLTEEEIQDAAHHSSGKFQRFLHEPEDGSNVSPRSVPGQKDGRFLATGNEHNPSGHISEDPENRIAQMNRRLNKLDDIRADLDENTSHQTYHGPDEADYGILVWGSQQGTVFEAVDRLNENGHSVKALGVSDMAPYPKEEVSEWLESVDEALVVEMNATAQFRGLTQKELGKYGDKMSSLLKYNGNPFEPAEIVDGFESSIDGEELAASNMKYVPAAGD
- a CDS encoding chemotaxis protein CheC; translated protein: MSLMIDIRKLGLFNQMAKEGGNTVANHLSQMTGMETEMEITKINFIDIPDIKTHVGDEKQIGISIEMVEKPHGHILFLFNAASAKDLATGMIGDMGETDPNADGFTDMERSAIQEIGNIMTSGFIDGWANVLDTTIDISTPNFTFGPGSGMVDQLVGDRDNEMALMFDSRVHALESNINVKVYTFPELEELVDLMQEIEV